In the Salinirubrum litoreum genome, one interval contains:
- a CDS encoding 50S ribosomal protein L21e: MPSSNGPLTGTREKLSNKPRERGTSPPQRAIQEYDEGQKVHLKIDPSVPEGRFHARFNGHTGEVVGKQGRAFQVKIVDGGKEKTLVVRPAHLRAQQ; the protein is encoded by the coding sequence ATGCCGAGTTCGAACGGACCCCTCACCGGCACGCGCGAGAAGTTGTCGAACAAGCCACGAGAGCGCGGGACCTCCCCGCCCCAGCGGGCGATCCAGGAGTACGACGAGGGCCAGAAGGTCCACCTGAAGATCGACCCGAGCGTCCCCGAGGGACGCTTCCACGCCCGATTCAACGGGCACACCGGCGAAGTCGTCGGCAAACAGGGTCGCGCGTTCCAGGTGAAGATCGTCGACGGCGGGAAGGAGAAGACGCTCGTCGTCCGGCCGGCCCACCTGCGCGCCCAGCAGTGA
- a CDS encoding RNA polymerase Rpb4 family protein has translation MTIFKQKLDEEYLTIPEVKELLEEVEADRAADEERELRYELARAIEHVNAFAFLDPEESRELVAELQELEKVDEATAFKIANLLPHDRNELRAVFAQERYALDGDELDAILDVVAKYA, from the coding sequence ATGACGATCTTCAAACAGAAGCTCGACGAGGAGTACCTCACGATCCCCGAGGTGAAGGAGCTCCTCGAAGAGGTCGAAGCGGACCGCGCCGCCGACGAGGAGCGTGAACTCCGGTACGAACTCGCCCGCGCGATCGAGCACGTCAACGCCTTCGCCTTCCTCGACCCCGAGGAGTCCCGCGAACTCGTCGCGGAACTCCAGGAGTTGGAGAAGGTCGACGAGGCGACGGCGTTCAAGATCGCCAACCTGCTGCCGCACGACCGCAACGAACTCCGCGCGGTGTTCGCACAGGAGCGGTACGCGCTGGACGGCGACGAACTCGACGCGATCCTCGACGTGGTCGCGAAGTACGCCTGA
- a CDS encoding DUF655 domain-containing protein: MTTSESGEADGSDPEYAVVLDYLPHGRPDDDRPQYKKPPLAYGIGESAFRLVELTLADDADVGIGDRVVIEPADERESVDRLRDIDYGDLSNSAVSELDYVVEEIVEREEQRFVDFYNDAQPITLRLHQLNLLPGIGKKLRNNVLEERKRKPFESFAELEERVSGLHNPKDVLVDRIIEELRDDDLKYKTFVRREE; encoded by the coding sequence ATGACTACGAGCGAGAGCGGTGAGGCCGACGGCTCGGACCCCGAGTACGCCGTCGTCCTCGACTACCTCCCCCACGGCCGGCCGGACGACGACAGGCCGCAGTACAAGAAGCCGCCGCTCGCGTACGGCATCGGCGAGTCGGCGTTCCGGCTGGTGGAACTGACGCTGGCCGACGACGCCGACGTGGGGATCGGCGACAGAGTCGTGATCGAACCGGCCGACGAACGCGAGTCGGTCGATCGCCTGCGCGACATCGACTACGGCGATCTGTCGAACAGCGCCGTCTCCGAACTCGACTACGTCGTCGAGGAGATCGTCGAGCGCGAAGAACAGCGGTTCGTGGACTTCTACAACGACGCCCAACCGATCACGCTCCGCCTCCACCAGTTGAATCTCCTGCCGGGCATCGGGAAGAAGCTCCGGAACAACGTCTTAGAGGAGCGCAAGCGCAAGCCGTTCGAGAGCTTCGCGGAACTCGAAGAGCGCGTCTCGGGACTCCACAACCCGAAGGACGTGCTCGTGGACCGGATCATCGAGGAACTGCGCGACGACGACCTGAAGTACAAGACGTTCGTCCGCCGCGAGGAGTGA
- a CDS encoding 16S ribosomal RNA methyltransferase A: MTDADGAAGGAANTADAAEDREYRDPDALLRRAGVRGNPDRDQHFLVDDRVLDRIPTYLPDETDTSHLLEIGPGTGALTDRLLAVADRVTAIERDPDLADFLREEFADEIESGRLTVIAGDALDVELPDFTACVSNLPYGVSSPITFRLLPEGKPTVLMFQKEFAERMAASVGDDDYGRLSVSAGHYADVEVVEPVPKGAFAPPPDVESAVVRTTPRDPDYTVDDEQFFLDFVKALFTQRRKNVRNAIRNTAHISGLAEPEAVVEALPEETLRKRPGKLAPSAFAEIAGIAAEHGGPTDG; encoded by the coding sequence ATGACCGACGCCGACGGCGCGGCTGGCGGAGCCGCGAACACTGCGGACGCGGCCGAGGACCGCGAGTACCGCGACCCCGACGCCCTGCTCCGCCGGGCGGGGGTCCGTGGCAACCCCGACCGCGACCAGCACTTCCTCGTCGACGACCGCGTGCTGGACCGCATCCCGACGTACCTCCCCGACGAGACCGACACGAGTCACCTGCTGGAGATCGGTCCCGGCACCGGCGCGCTGACCGACCGACTGCTCGCGGTCGCCGACCGCGTGACGGCCATCGAGCGCGACCCCGATCTGGCCGACTTTCTCCGCGAGGAGTTCGCCGACGAGATCGAGTCGGGTCGACTGACCGTGATCGCGGGTGACGCACTCGACGTCGAGTTGCCCGACTTCACCGCCTGCGTGTCGAACCTCCCGTACGGCGTCTCCTCGCCGATCACGTTCCGACTCCTGCCCGAGGGCAAACCGACGGTTCTGATGTTCCAGAAGGAGTTCGCCGAGCGCATGGCCGCGAGCGTCGGCGACGACGACTACGGCCGTCTGTCGGTGAGCGCGGGCCACTACGCCGACGTCGAAGTCGTCGAACCGGTGCCGAAGGGCGCGTTCGCGCCCCCACCGGACGTGGAGAGTGCGGTGGTGCGGACGACGCCGCGCGATCCCGACTACACCGTCGACGACGAGCAGTTCTTTTTGGACTTCGTGAAGGCGCTCTTTACGCAACGTCGGAAGAACGTCCGGAACGCGATCCGGAACACGGCACACATCTCGGGACTCGCGGAACCGGAGGCGGTGGTCGAGGCGCTGCCCGAGGAGACGCTCCGGAAGCGACCGGGCAAGTTGGCCCCGTCGGCGTTCGCCGAGATCGCGGGGATCGCGGCGGAACACGGGGGGCCGACCGATGGTTGA
- a CDS encoding mechanosensitive ion channel family protein, translated as MVDVSVLGQLQPYLDEILLSAVVITLVLGIRYAARRWRKSHQSAMANRRIRVVVSGSVALVTGVGLFSLIVVWGLWDILVSVVDGLWNSDANSGSSLIARVTLAVVLLGTAYALTSFIGRVISELTSGTDRISEHQREIIYRLTQVTLYAVVGLVVLSIFLEDLGSLLVGAGFLGIVVGMAARQTLGAVLAGFVLMFSRPFEIGDWVQIGDQEGIVTDITIVNTRLQTFDGEMVVLPNDEVSSQAITNRTHKGRLRLEVEIGVDYDADPQEAAEIARDALDEVEEILDVPTPQVVLKRFDDSAVVLGVRAWIGEPSARRKWRARTAMISAVKTAFERESIKIPFPQRELTGREESGGFRLTGERPAREVRSEAAPDGGEE; from the coding sequence ATGGTTGACGTGAGCGTCCTCGGGCAACTCCAGCCGTATCTCGACGAGATACTGCTCTCGGCCGTCGTCATCACCCTCGTTCTCGGGATCCGGTACGCCGCTCGGCGGTGGCGGAAGTCCCACCAGTCGGCGATGGCGAACCGTCGAATCCGAGTGGTCGTCTCCGGCAGCGTGGCGCTCGTCACCGGCGTCGGCCTGTTCAGCCTGATCGTCGTCTGGGGGCTGTGGGACATCCTCGTCTCCGTCGTCGACGGCCTCTGGAACTCCGATGCCAACTCGGGTAGCAGTCTGATCGCTCGGGTCACTCTCGCGGTCGTCCTGCTGGGGACGGCCTACGCCCTCACGAGCTTCATCGGGCGAGTGATCAGCGAGTTGACCAGCGGCACCGACAGGATCAGCGAACACCAGCGGGAGATCATCTACCGCCTGACGCAGGTGACGCTGTACGCGGTCGTCGGGTTGGTCGTGCTGTCGATCTTCCTGGAGGACCTCGGCAGTCTGCTCGTCGGTGCCGGCTTCCTCGGCATCGTGGTCGGGATGGCCGCGCGACAGACGCTCGGTGCCGTACTCGCGGGGTTCGTGCTGATGTTCTCCCGACCCTTCGAGATCGGCGACTGGGTGCAGATCGGCGACCAGGAGGGCATCGTCACCGACATCACGATCGTCAACACGCGACTCCAGACGTTCGACGGCGAGATGGTCGTCCTGCCGAACGACGAGGTGAGTTCCCAGGCGATCACGAACCGCACCCACAAAGGTCGCCTGCGACTGGAGGTCGAGATCGGGGTCGACTACGACGCCGACCCGCAGGAGGCGGCCGAGATCGCCCGCGACGCGCTGGACGAGGTCGAGGAGATTCTGGACGTGCCGACGCCGCAGGTCGTCCTGAAGCGGTTCGACGACTCGGCGGTCGTCCTCGGTGTCCGCGCGTGGATCGGCGAACCGAGCGCCCGCCGGAAGTGGCGCGCCCGGACCGCGATGATCTCGGCGGTGAAGACCGCCTTCGAGCGCGAGTCGATCAAGATCCCGTTCCCGCAGCGGGAACTCACCGGCCGGGAGGAGTCCGGCGGTTTCCGGCTCACGGGCGAGCGCCCGGCGCGTGAGGTGCGCTCCGAGGCCGCACCCGACGGGGGCGAGGAGTGA
- a CDS encoding HemK2/MTQ2 family protein methyltransferase, which translates to MTRERDTGAGGSGGAEGPADSARDLASRRGMETSVYQPAEDSELLARAAVGHAEGRTLEVGTGSGWVAEQVASETAASVVASDVNPGACRQARERAERLRAESESGTGAESERTDAGFEVVRADLLAPFADEVFDTVLFNPPYLPTDPDNEWDDWMETALSGGESGRELIEPFLDDVGRVLAPGGEVLLLVSSLTGYEDVLAYAEARGFSHEVAVQESYPFETLSVVVFSQN; encoded by the coding sequence GTGACCCGAGAGCGCGACACCGGTGCCGGCGGGTCCGGCGGGGCGGAAGGGCCCGCCGACTCGGCGCGTGATCTCGCCAGCAGACGCGGGATGGAGACCAGCGTCTACCAGCCGGCCGAGGACTCCGAACTCTTGGCGCGGGCCGCAGTCGGCCACGCCGAGGGGCGGACGCTGGAGGTCGGTACCGGGTCCGGGTGGGTCGCCGAGCAGGTGGCGAGCGAGACGGCCGCGTCGGTCGTCGCCAGCGACGTGAACCCCGGTGCCTGCCGGCAGGCCCGCGAACGCGCCGAGCGTCTGCGGGCGGAGAGCGAGTCGGGGACCGGAGCCGAGAGCGAGAGAACCGACGCCGGCTTCGAGGTCGTGCGGGCCGATCTGCTCGCCCCCTTCGCCGACGAGGTATTCGACACCGTACTGTTCAATCCTCCCTACTTGCCGACCGACCCGGACAACGAGTGGGACGACTGGATGGAGACCGCGCTGTCCGGCGGGGAGTCCGGCCGGGAGTTGATCGAACCGTTCTTAGACGACGTGGGGCGCGTGCTCGCGCCGGGCGGCGAGGTGCTCCTGCTGGTCAGCAGTCTGACCGGCTACGAGGACGTGCTGGCGTACGCCGAAGCCCGTGGGTTCTCACACGAGGTCGCGGTACAGGAGTCGTACCCCTTCGAGACGCTGTCGGTCGTCGTCTTCTCGCAGAACTGA
- a CDS encoding DUF7518 family protein, with product MTGNRVEELESRVAELQATVDGLTEELVETKERLRQLEADEEPARVSRTTDANTEVVRTEREQSAEAEPDGESETAAESDTTEAAEDAEDEAESESSDIIVA from the coding sequence ATGACCGGCAACAGGGTCGAGGAACTCGAATCCCGCGTCGCGGAACTGCAGGCCACCGTCGACGGCCTGACCGAGGAACTCGTCGAGACGAAAGAACGCCTCCGTCAGTTGGAGGCCGACGAGGAACCGGCACGCGTGTCCCGCACGACGGACGCGAACACCGAGGTCGTCCGCACCGAACGCGAGCAGTCTGCGGAGGCCGAGCCAGACGGCGAGTCGGAGACGGCGGCCGAAAGTGATACCACCGAGGCGGCGGAAGACGCAGAGGACGAGGCCGAGTCCGAGAGCAGCGACATCATCGTCGCGTAA
- the smc gene encoding chromosome segregation protein SMC, with the protein MHIKKLVLDDFKSFGRKTEIPFYEDFTVVTGPNGSGKSNIIDGVLFALGLARTRGIRAEKLTDLIYNPGHADESASGGGAREASVEVILDNEDGRLDRSQVVSAAGSENVGSVDEISIKRRVKETEDNYYSYYYLNGRSTNLSDIQDLLAQAGVAPEGYNVVMQGDVTEIINMTPYQRRGIIDEIAGVAEFDAKKEDAFEELETVKERIGEADLRIEEKQDRLDQLADERETALEYQSLREEKEEYEGYLKAAELEDKRSSLNRVTGQIDAKEDELAEKRSELDERQGRVTRLEAELDDLNREIERKGEDEQLRIKSEIEEVKGEISRLEDAIETAEGRIEDAESERREAFMKIDRKQEQIDEYDDELREIKVEKASVKSDIASKRGDLAEVQQEIESVDTEFDELKADLADAKDRLEELKTERNDAQREKDRLLDEARRRSEEVEQAQADLEEAHGRIPDLKADLSDLHSELDKARKNESKADEALADLKQEKRELQDELDDVKADINAKQSEYADLEAKTDDGGSSWPRAVSTIKNAGMSGVHGAVGELGSVPAEYATACETAAGGRLANVVVDDDQVGSDCIDYLKRRNAGRATFLPITEMDDRGLPRLPNRPGVVDFARNLVEYESQYEGIFSYVLGSTLVVEDMDTARSLMGDYRMVTLDGDLVEKSGAMTGGSGGGSRYSFSKSGGGKLERLAAEIGDLEDERRSLNEEIREVESKLDDARDRKSSAGQQVSKIEGRIDATEDDLADAESEIDGLEERLEDLREERAEVDEEMQTVEETIAEKQEAVAEVDAEIDDLEAELADSRVPELTSRKEEIESAIAEHEERMDDLDGRLNELQLEKQYTEEAVDDLHDTVESAQNRKAEQEETIAELEAEIDEQEDLLAEKREAVEELEEELTELKDDRRDLQGTLREAKEKRDDAKETVSTVESTLSTLTDRRDRLEWEIDELESQVGDYDPEEIPSHDEVEATVERLDGEMEQLEPVNMLAIEEYDEVQSDLDDLQEGRDTLVEERDGIRDRIDSYEAQKKATFMAAFESIDEQFRDIFERLSDGTGELHLEDPEDPFDGGLTMKAQPGDKPIQRLNAMSGGEKSLTALAFIFAIQRHNPAPFYALDEVDAFLDAANAERVGEMVDDLAGEAQFVVVSHRSALLERSERVIGVTMQENNVSAVTGIQLAEADGEEVPADD; encoded by the coding sequence ATGCACATCAAAAAGCTCGTCCTCGACGACTTCAAGAGCTTCGGCAGAAAGACCGAGATTCCGTTCTACGAGGACTTCACCGTCGTCACCGGCCCGAACGGGTCGGGCAAGTCGAACATCATCGACGGGGTGCTGTTCGCGCTCGGACTCGCCCGGACGCGCGGCATCCGCGCCGAGAAGCTGACCGACCTCATCTACAACCCCGGGCACGCCGACGAGTCGGCGTCCGGCGGCGGCGCGCGCGAGGCGAGCGTCGAGGTGATCTTGGACAACGAGGACGGGCGACTCGACCGGTCGCAGGTGGTCTCGGCGGCCGGCAGCGAGAACGTCGGCAGCGTCGACGAGATCAGCATCAAGCGCCGGGTGAAGGAGACCGAGGACAACTACTACTCCTACTACTACCTCAACGGGCGCTCGACGAACCTCTCCGACATCCAGGACCTGCTCGCGCAGGCCGGCGTCGCGCCCGAGGGGTACAACGTCGTCATGCAGGGCGACGTGACCGAGATCATCAACATGACCCCGTACCAGCGCCGGGGCATCATCGACGAGATCGCGGGCGTGGCGGAGTTCGACGCGAAGAAGGAAGACGCCTTCGAGGAACTGGAGACCGTCAAGGAACGCATCGGCGAGGCGGACCTCCGCATCGAGGAGAAACAGGACCGACTCGACCAACTGGCGGACGAACGCGAGACGGCACTGGAGTACCAGTCGCTCCGCGAGGAGAAAGAGGAGTACGAGGGCTACCTGAAGGCCGCCGAACTGGAGGACAAGCGCTCGTCGCTCAACCGCGTCACCGGCCAGATCGACGCGAAGGAAGACGAACTCGCCGAGAAGCGGTCGGAACTGGACGAGCGACAGGGGCGCGTCACCCGACTCGAAGCCGAGTTGGACGACCTCAACAGAGAGATCGAGCGCAAGGGCGAGGACGAACAGCTTCGCATCAAAAGCGAGATCGAGGAGGTCAAAGGCGAGATCAGCCGGCTGGAAGACGCCATCGAGACCGCCGAGGGGCGCATCGAGGACGCCGAGTCCGAGCGCCGCGAGGCGTTCATGAAGATCGACCGGAAGCAGGAGCAGATCGACGAGTACGACGACGAACTCCGCGAGATCAAAGTCGAGAAAGCCTCCGTGAAGAGCGACATCGCGTCGAAGCGCGGCGACCTCGCGGAGGTCCAACAGGAGATCGAGAGCGTCGACACCGAGTTCGACGAACTGAAAGCCGACCTCGCGGACGCGAAAGACCGGCTGGAGGAGTTGAAGACCGAGCGAAACGACGCGCAGCGCGAGAAGGACCGCCTGTTGGACGAGGCCCGCAGACGCTCCGAAGAAGTCGAACAGGCGCAGGCCGACCTCGAGGAGGCGCACGGTCGCATCCCCGATCTGAAGGCCGACCTCTCCGATCTGCACAGCGAACTCGACAAGGCACGCAAGAACGAGTCGAAGGCCGACGAGGCGCTCGCGGATCTGAAACAGGAGAAGCGCGAACTGCAGGACGAACTCGACGACGTGAAGGCCGACATCAACGCCAAACAGTCGGAGTACGCCGACCTGGAGGCGAAGACCGACGACGGCGGGAGTTCGTGGCCGCGAGCGGTCTCGACGATCAAGAACGCCGGGATGTCGGGCGTCCACGGTGCGGTCGGCGAACTCGGCAGTGTGCCGGCCGAGTACGCGACCGCCTGTGAGACGGCCGCCGGCGGGCGACTGGCGAACGTCGTCGTGGACGACGACCAGGTCGGGTCGGACTGCATCGACTACCTGAAGCGCCGGAACGCGGGGCGGGCGACCTTCCTCCCGATCACCGAGATGGACGACCGCGGGCTGCCGCGACTCCCGAACCGACCGGGCGTCGTGGACTTCGCCCGGAACCTCGTGGAGTACGAGTCGCAGTACGAGGGCATCTTCTCGTACGTCCTCGGGTCCACGCTGGTCGTGGAGGACATGGACACCGCCCGGTCGCTGATGGGCGACTACCGGATGGTGACGCTGGACGGCGACCTCGTCGAGAAGTCCGGCGCGATGACCGGCGGGTCCGGCGGCGGATCGCGCTACTCGTTCTCGAAGTCCGGCGGCGGGAAACTCGAACGACTCGCCGCCGAGATCGGCGACCTCGAAGACGAGCGCCGGTCGCTGAACGAGGAGATCCGCGAGGTGGAGTCCAAGTTGGACGACGCCCGCGACCGCAAGAGTTCGGCGGGCCAGCAGGTCTCGAAGATCGAAGGGCGGATCGACGCGACCGAGGACGACCTCGCCGACGCCGAGAGCGAGATCGACGGTCTCGAAGAACGCCTCGAAGACCTCCGCGAGGAACGCGCCGAGGTGGACGAGGAGATGCAGACGGTCGAGGAGACGATCGCCGAGAAACAGGAGGCGGTCGCCGAGGTCGACGCCGAGATCGACGACCTCGAGGCGGAACTGGCCGACTCGCGCGTCCCGGAACTGACGAGCCGAAAAGAGGAGATCGAGTCGGCCATCGCCGAGCACGAGGAGCGGATGGACGATCTGGACGGCCGACTCAACGAACTCCAGTTGGAGAAGCAGTACACCGAGGAGGCCGTCGACGACCTCCACGACACCGTCGAGTCCGCCCAGAACCGGAAGGCCGAACAGGAGGAGACGATCGCCGAGTTAGAGGCCGAGATCGACGAACAGGAGGACCTGCTCGCCGAGAAGCGCGAGGCGGTCGAGGAGTTAGAAGAAGAACTCACCGAACTGAAAGACGACCGGCGCGATCTGCAGGGGACACTCCGGGAGGCGAAGGAGAAACGCGACGACGCGAAGGAGACGGTCTCGACCGTCGAGTCGACGCTCTCGACGCTGACCGACCGGCGGGATCGACTGGAGTGGGAGATCGACGAGTTGGAGTCGCAGGTCGGCGACTACGACCCCGAGGAGATTCCGAGCCACGACGAGGTGGAGGCGACCGTCGAGCGACTCGACGGCGAGATGGAGCAGTTGGAACCGGTCAACATGCTCGCCATCGAGGAGTACGACGAGGTGCAGAGCGATCTGGACGACCTCCAGGAGGGCCGCGACACCCTCGTCGAGGAACGGGACGGGATCAGAGACCGGATCGACTCCTACGAGGCCCAGAAGAAGGCGACGTTCATGGCGGCCTTCGAGAGCATCGACGAGCAGTTCCGCGACATCTTCGAGCGTCTATCGGACGGTACCGGCGAACTCCACCTCGAAGACCCCGAAGACCCCTTCGATGGCGGCCTGACGATGAAGGCGCAACCGGGCGACAAGCCGATCCAGCGGCTGAACGCGATGTCCGGCGGCGAGAAGTCGCTGACCGCACTCGCCTTCATCTTCGCCATCCAGCGACACAACCCCGCGCCGTTCTACGCACTGGACGAGGTGGACGCCTTCCTCGACGCCGCGAACGCCGAGCGCGTCGGCGAGATGGTGGACGACCTGGCGGGCGAGGCGCAGTTCGTCGTCGTCTCCCACCGGTCGGCCCTGCTCGAACGGTCGGAGCGCGTCATCGGCGTGACGATGCAGGAGAACAACGTCAGCGCCGTGACCGGCATCCAGTTGGCCGAGGCCGACGGCGAGGAGGTGCCGGCGGATGACTGA
- a CDS encoding segregation/condensation protein A — MTEPPETLAAAGVDPDAAVGVEAGDGEGDEEVEPVELLVTLAEEGEIEPWDIDIVAVTDAFLDRLDATDLRTSGRALFYASVLLRMKSDALLSDDDEAEEPEAEPWELAMQGGPGGDGGAGGPGGADGDPGFDPVDALEDEMDRRLERKSARGNPETLDELVRELREAERGSWWKERREYDTSESPKGFSRGTQTLDYHSADDLRRDEEPTEGDVTGTTHKEDIEETISHVQRSLREQYDQGRNEVLFAEVRDVGGTVVATFLALLFLSHRGHVLLQQDDLFGDLWIRNPAVDWSDEEAADGDEASAGEEETTPAETGESAVVAETDDD, encoded by the coding sequence ATGACCGAACCACCCGAGACGCTGGCGGCCGCCGGCGTCGACCCGGACGCGGCGGTCGGCGTCGAGGCCGGTGACGGCGAGGGGGACGAGGAGGTCGAACCGGTCGAACTGCTCGTCACGCTCGCCGAGGAGGGTGAGATCGAACCGTGGGACATCGACATCGTCGCCGTCACCGACGCCTTCCTCGACCGACTGGACGCGACCGACCTCCGGACCTCCGGCCGGGCGCTCTTCTACGCCAGCGTGCTCCTCCGGATGAAGAGTGACGCCCTGCTGTCGGACGACGACGAAGCGGAGGAACCCGAGGCCGAACCGTGGGAACTGGCGATGCAGGGCGGGCCGGGCGGAGACGGCGGTGCGGGTGGACCCGGCGGGGCGGACGGTGATCCGGGCTTCGACCCCGTCGACGCACTCGAAGACGAGATGGACCGCCGGCTGGAACGGAAGTCGGCACGCGGCAACCCGGAGACGCTGGACGAACTCGTCCGGGAGTTGCGGGAGGCCGAACGCGGGTCGTGGTGGAAGGAGCGCCGTGAGTACGACACCAGCGAGTCGCCGAAGGGGTTCTCGCGCGGGACACAGACGCTCGACTACCACAGCGCGGACGACCTGCGGCGCGACGAGGAACCGACCGAGGGCGACGTGACCGGGACGACGCACAAAGAGGACATCGAGGAGACGATCTCACACGTCCAGCGCAGTCTGCGCGAGCAGTACGATCAGGGGCGCAACGAGGTACTGTTCGCCGAAGTCCGGGACGTCGGCGGGACCGTCGTGGCGACGTTTCTCGCCCTGCTGTTTCTCTCACACCGGGGGCACGTGCTGCTCCAGCAGGACGACCTGTTCGGCGACCTGTGGATCAGGAACCCGGCCGTCGACTGGTCCGACGAGGAAGCGGCCGACGGTGACGAAGCGAGTGCCGGTGAGGAAGAGACGACACCGGCAGAGACCGGCGAGTCGGCGGTGGTCGCGGAGACCGACGACGACTGA
- a CDS encoding DUF7504 family protein: MEGDVAAFSTELENLKQSGVSLLVLSDPGSSPVICDHLLGDDSEVRRRLFVSAGRGDTPGERPVPDPSRLGVVEATGDPTRSSSEPVARPTPNERVLDATADLPIPDRAGPIGPRESAVWYSRLATLDDLPGVARHVHRHLRRFEAYDPDPSEIRVCFDSLDPFVDTVDQRDLFRFLHVLTNRLRAAEAMAHFHLSGAADAVTIRTVRPLFDATVEVRTTVDGPQQRWTLRDAGLQTDWLPLDHD; the protein is encoded by the coding sequence ATGGAGGGAGACGTCGCAGCGTTCAGCACGGAGTTAGAGAACCTCAAGCAGAGCGGTGTGAGTCTCCTCGTCCTCAGCGATCCGGGGTCGTCGCCGGTGATCTGTGACCACCTACTCGGCGACGACAGCGAGGTCAGGCGACGACTGTTCGTCTCGGCCGGACGCGGCGACACGCCGGGCGAGCGTCCGGTTCCCGACCCGAGTCGACTCGGCGTCGTGGAGGCTACCGGCGATCCGACACGCTCGTCGAGCGAACCGGTCGCGCGTCCGACGCCGAACGAGAGGGTGCTCGACGCGACCGCCGACCTCCCGATTCCGGACCGAGCAGGACCGATCGGCCCGCGGGAGTCGGCGGTGTGGTACAGTCGACTCGCTACACTCGACGACCTGCCGGGGGTGGCTCGACACGTGCACCGACACCTCCGGCGGTTCGAGGCGTACGACCCCGATCCGAGCGAGATCAGAGTCTGCTTCGACTCGCTCGACCCCTTCGTAGACACCGTCGACCAGCGGGACCTGTTCCGCTTTCTCCACGTCCTCACGAACCGACTGCGCGCCGCCGAGGCGATGGCGCACTTCCACCTCTCGGGGGCCGCCGACGCGGTGACGATCAGGACCGTCCGTCCGCTGTTCGACGCGACCGTCGAGGTCCGAACGACGGTAGACGGGCCACAACAGCGCTGGACGCTCCGCGACGCCGGCCTCCAGACCGACTGGCTCCCGTTGGATCACGACTGA
- the mtnP gene encoding S-methyl-5'-thioadenosine phosphorylase encodes MIGFIGGSGIYEALPLNDTREEDVTTPYGDPSAPVTVGEFADTGTEVAFLPRHGENHEYNPTNAPYRANIYALKQLGVERILSSNAVGSLREDLPPRTLLVPDQAFDRTRSRPYTFFDEGMVVHMGFAEPYCPHMAEHLVESADEATEDGAVDGGTYVCIEGPQFSTRAESEFFRAQGWDVIGMTTIPEAKLAREAEICYATITGVTDWDVWKTDAEVSLGEVLDNAAANETAIKQVVEQAIRTLPEDRDCDCGSALAGTINTPSEAIPEETKSRVDLLAGEYLD; translated from the coding sequence ATGATCGGCTTCATCGGCGGAAGCGGCATCTACGAGGCCCTGCCACTGAACGACACCCGCGAGGAGGACGTGACCACGCCCTACGGCGACCCGAGCGCCCCGGTCACGGTCGGGGAGTTCGCCGACACCGGCACCGAGGTCGCCTTTCTCCCGCGCCACGGCGAGAACCACGAGTACAACCCGACCAACGCGCCGTACCGCGCGAACATCTACGCGCTGAAGCAACTCGGCGTCGAGCGCATCCTGTCGTCGAACGCCGTCGGGAGCCTCCGCGAGGACCTGCCGCCGCGCACGCTCCTCGTCCCGGATCAGGCCTTCGACCGGACGCGCAGTCGCCCGTACACCTTCTTCGACGAGGGGATGGTCGTCCACATGGGCTTCGCCGAACCCTACTGTCCGCACATGGCCGAGCACCTGGTCGAGTCGGCCGACGAGGCGACCGAAGATGGCGCAGTGGACGGCGGCACCTACGTCTGTATCGAGGGCCCGCAGTTCTCCACCCGCGCCGAGAGCGAGTTCTTCCGGGCGCAGGGCTGGGACGTGATCGGGATGACCACGATCCCGGAGGCGAAACTCGCCCGCGAGGCCGAGATCTGCTACGCGACCATCACGGGCGTCACCGACTGGGACGTCTGGAAGACCGACGCCGAGGTCAGTCTCGGTGAAGTCCTGGACAACGCCGCCGCCAACGAGACCGCGATCAAGCAGGTCGTCGAGCAGGCGATCCGGACTCTCCCCGAAGACCGCGACTGCGACTGTGGCTCTGCGCTCGCCGGGACGATCAACACCCCCAGCGAGGCCATCCCCGAGGAGACGAAGTCGCGTGTCGATCTGCTCGCGGGCGAGTACCTCGACTGA